The Microbacterium natoriense genomic interval GCGATCTCCGGAGCCTCGCGGTAGCGGGTGATGAGCATCCGCAGGAAGGACAGCAGAGAATCGGGGTCGCGCTGCTGCTCGTGCACGTTCACGTGCTCCGGCCCGTAGCCGCTCTTCGCCAGTTCCCTCCGCTGCCGAGAGACCGGCGCCGTCGAGAAGCCGCCTGTGCGGTCGGGCAGCCACTGCATGGGCGCGCGGACCGCCATCCGGTCGCCCAGACCCGGCACCTCGCCCATCCCGATCTCCTCCCCGTAGAAGAGCGCGGGGGTTCCCGGCAGCGCGAACATCAGGCTGTACGCCATTCGCAGTCGGCGAGGATCGCCGCGCAGCATCGGGGCGAGGCGGCGCACGATCCCGCGCCCGTAGACGCGTTGCCGCTCGTCAGGCGCCAGTTCCTCGAACACCTCCTGCCGCTCCTCCTCGCTCAGCTGATCGAGCGTCAGCTCATCGTGGTTGCGGAGGAACATCGCCCATCCCTGGCTCACATCGATCTCCGGTCGCGCGCGCAGCGCCGCCGCGACCGGGCCGGCGTCGTGCCTCACGAAGGCGAGGAAACACGCCTGCATGGTCGCGAAGTCGAACTGCAGATCGAGTTCCGCGCCCTTCGCGCCGAAGTACTCCAGCTGCTGCTGATGCGGGAGATTCACTTCTCCGAGCAACGCGGCGTCGCCGCGACGACGGGTGATGAAGCGGTGCAGCTCTCGAAGGAAGTCGTGCGGGTCAGCGGTCTGGGGCCCGCCGGGCTGCTGGATGAGGAACGGCACAGCGTCGATGCGGAACCCGTCGACCCCGAGCTCCAGCCAGAACCCGACGATCCGCGCGATCTCGGCACGCACAGCGGGGTTCGCGAGATTCAGGTCGGGCTGGTGCCGGTAGAAGCTGTGGAGGTAGTACTGACCGCTGCGCTCGTCCTTCTCCCACACGCTGTTCTCCTCGCCGGGGAACACGAGGTTCTTCGGCCCGCGTGTCGGCTGGTCCCGCCACACGTAGTAGTCCCGGTAGGGCGAGGTGCGAGAGCGTCGCGCAGCGACGAACCACGGATGCCGGTCGGATGTGTGGTTCACGACGAGATCGACGATCACCCGCAGCCCGCGGCCACGCGCGATCCGCAGCAGCTCGACCACGTGCCCGAGATCGCCCAACCGGGGATCGACCCCGTAGAAGTCGGTGATGTCGTACCCGTCGTCACGGTCGCGTGTCGGCTGGAACGGCATCAGCCACAGGCAGGTGACGCCGAGATCCGCCAGATAGTCGATCCGGTTCGCGAGCCCTTCGAGGTCTCCGACACCGTCTCCGTCGGAGTCCTGGTAGGTCTCGATGTCGAGGCAGTAGACCACAGCGGTGCGCCACCAGAGATCGCTGGTGTCCGCCGGCCTCATCGCTGGCTCGTCTCGGTGCCCAGCAGTCCCCGCAGGGCCGGCAGCAGCTCCGCCCCACACCGGTGCAGGAACGGAGACTGCGCGCGACCCACGTGGTGCAGGTAGACCTCGTCGACGCCGCGCGCGAGCTCGGCGATCCGTTCGGCGAGCTCCTGGGTCGAGGCGGTGATGATGACCGATCGTCGCAGGTTCTCGTCGGTCGGGTCGGCCAGCGCCTCGAACTCCTCCGGCTGCTCTACATCCCACATGAGCTCGGCGGGCGCGGTGGAATGCGACCACTGCTCCCGCGCGGTCGCCATGGCTTCGTCGAGGGTGTCCTCGAGGCTGATGTGCACCTGCAGGACCGTTCGCCCGGGGCCGCCGGCTCGGCGGTACGCCTGGAAGGTCTCGCTGCTCGCCGCGGCGTCCGTCCCCACCGTGATGACCCCGTCGGCCCATGCGGCCGCGCTGCTCGCCGTGTGAGGGCTGACAGCCGCGGCCAGAAGAGGAGGCGGAGTCGACGGACGGCTCCACACCCTCGCCTCGTGCACGCGCACCTCGGCGTGGGCGCTGACCCGCTCGCCGTCCAGCAGACTGCGGATGACGCGGACGCACTCCCGTAGCCTCCGATCCCTCGCATCCTTGTCGGGCCAGGGATCTCCCGTCACGTGCTCGTTCAGCGCCTCCCCGCTGCCGAGCGCCGCCCAGAACCGCCCGGGGAACATCTCCGCGACCGTCGCGATGGCCTGCGCGGCCACGACGGGGTGATATCTCTGCCCCGGCGCCGTGACCAGCCCGATCGGGAAGCGGGTCGTGGCGAGGGCGGCTCCGAGCCACGACCATGCATAGCCGGATTCTCCCTGGTTGCGTGTCCAGGGAGCGAGATGGTCCGAGCACATCGCCGCGTCGAAACCCGCGGTCTCGGCCAGGCGAACGGCCGCCAGAAGCCGTCCGGGCGGCACCTGTTCGTGCGAGGCGTGATAACCGATGACAGTCACTGAACGCTCCTTCCCGAGCGCCAGGAAGAAGCCGGCGCCCACCCCCGATGCTCTCGGGGATGGGCGCCGTTGGCACGGGGGTTGACAGCCCTGTGCGGTGATCGGATGCGGCTCAGAGCGGCGGCGTCACCGGCGTCTCACCCGTGCCAGGCGTTTCGCCCGCCTCGGGGGGCTCCGGAACGAGGTACAGCCCGCTGGGCGCGTTCGCCGTGAACGCGAGGGCTTCG includes:
- a CDS encoding alpha-amylase family protein, with amino-acid sequence MRPADTSDLWWRTAVVYCLDIETYQDSDGDGVGDLEGLANRIDYLADLGVTCLWLMPFQPTRDRDDGYDITDFYGVDPRLGDLGHVVELLRIARGRGLRVIVDLVVNHTSDRHPWFVAARRSRTSPYRDYYVWRDQPTRGPKNLVFPGEENSVWEKDERSGQYYLHSFYRHQPDLNLANPAVRAEIARIVGFWLELGVDGFRIDAVPFLIQQPGGPQTADPHDFLRELHRFITRRRGDAALLGEVNLPHQQQLEYFGAKGAELDLQFDFATMQACFLAFVRHDAGPVAAALRARPEIDVSQGWAMFLRNHDELTLDQLSEEERQEVFEELAPDERQRVYGRGIVRRLAPMLRGDPRRLRMAYSLMFALPGTPALFYGEEIGMGEVPGLGDRMAVRAPMQWLPDRTGGFSTAPVSRQRRELAKSGYGPEHVNVHEQQRDPDSLLSFLRMLITRYREAPEIAWGSVAVLDTQDPAVLAHTLSAEGVVFLALHNFGDEPRRVVLSAGDVGGSPLHELVSSSPAVVAENGRFVFDLEAYGFRWLRAVDAG
- a CDS encoding TIGR03885 family FMN-dependent LLM class oxidoreductase; this encodes MTVIGYHASHEQVPPGRLLAAVRLAETAGFDAAMCSDHLAPWTRNQGESGYAWSWLGAALATTRFPIGLVTAPGQRYHPVVAAQAIATVAEMFPGRFWAALGSGEALNEHVTGDPWPDKDARDRRLRECVRVIRSLLDGERVSAHAEVRVHEARVWSRPSTPPPLLAAAVSPHTASSAAAWADGVITVGTDAAASSETFQAYRRAGGPGRTVLQVHISLEDTLDEAMATAREQWSHSTAPAELMWDVEQPEEFEALADPTDENLRRSVIITASTQELAERIAELARGVDEVYLHHVGRAQSPFLHRCGAELLPALRGLLGTETSQR